The Nitrospirota bacterium DNA window TTTGTGGTAAGATCAACCCATGTCAAAGCGGCCGATTCTTTATTTAATTGACGGAAGTTCCTATATTTACAGGGCTTTTTACGGCATCCGGGCTTTAAAAACCAGCAAGGGTTTTCCGACCAATGCGGTTTACGGCTTCATTACAATGCTCCTGAAAATTCTTAAAGAAAAACAGCCCGATTATCTTGCCATTGCGTTTGACCCAAAAGGGCCCACGCAGAGAAATCATCAGTATCACGAATATAAGTCCCATCGTCCTCCGATGCCCGAAGAATTAGTGCCGCAAATTCCTTTTATTCACCGGGCCGTCGAAGGGTTTCAAATTCCGGTTTTGCTGGAGTCCGGCTACGAAGCCGATGATTTAATCGGAACATTCGCCCGGCTGGCCACTGAAAAAAATCTGGAGGTCGTGATTGTGACGGGTGATAAGGACATGCTTCAACTGGTGTCTCCCCAGGTCTGGATTTACGATCCGATGAAAGACAAAACCATCAGAACGGAAGAGGTCTTGTCCCGTTTTGGGGTGGGGCCGGACCGGGTGGTTGAAATTATGGGACTCATGGGGGATTCAAGCGACAACATTCCCGGCGTCCCGGGAATCGGAGAAAAAACCGCGGCGCGGCTGATTAAGGAATATGGGTCAGTGGATCATTTATTAGATTCCCTGGATCAAATAAAATCCTCAAAATTAAGAGAAAATTTAGTGGAACATGCCGAAATAGCGAGACTCAGCCGGGATCTGGCGACGATTGATCTTCAGGCGCCTCATTCCATTTCTGTTGAAGAATTGAAGGTAAAGGAGGCGGATGCCGAAAAACTTAAAAGCCTTTTTATGGAATTGGAGTTTTACTCTCTCTTAAAAATTTTTCAGGAAGAAAAACCAAAAACTTCCGAATTTAAAATCGTCGACTCTCAGAATGAGCTGAATTCGTTTATGGCCATGGTGAAAAAGGCGGGAGAATTGATCCTGGAGCCGTTTTACTTTGGAGCCTCGCCCAAAGAGAGTGAATTTATCGGACTTGGTTTAGGCATTGAAAACGCTCAAACCGGCATTCGACTGTTTGTGGCTGAAAGCGTGCCTTATTTCTCGAATCTCAAACCGCTTTTAGAGGATCCCGAAATCAAAAAAACAGGCCATGATCTGAAAACGGCCATCCTTTTGTTAAAGCAAAAACAGATCGATTTAAAGGGTGTTTATTTTGATACGATGATAGCCTCCTATTTAATTCATCCCAATAATCATAAGCATACGCTTGAAGAAATTGCCCTTGAGCACCTCCAAATTCAGAAAACCTTGAAAAAGGACCTTTTTGCGGCCGATTTCCAGGGCTCCCTTTTTAATTCGGTCAGCTTGAATAAAGCGGCTGCTTTTTCCTGCGAAGCGGTCAGTCTGATTGGCGGGGTCAAAGGGCCGCTCTCCTCTCTATTGGAAAAGTATCAGTTAAATCATCTGTTTTACGAAATGGAAATTCCCCTTCTTTGCGTGTTGGCTGAAATGGAAAAGACCGGGATCAAAATAGATGTCAACCTGCTCGAAAATTTATCAAAGGAACTGGATCAGCAGATCAATGCCCTGATTGAAAAGATTTATTCTCTGGCCGGAGGACAGTTTAACATTAATTCTCCCAAACAGTTGGCTGAAATTTTATTTGAACGTTTAAAACTGACTCCGCTTAGAAAAACAAAAACCGGCTATTCGACAGATGAAGGGGTCCTGACTCAGTTAGCCGTTCAACATGAGCTGCCGGCTGAGATCGTGAATTACCGGCAACTGACTAAACTAAAATCGACCTATGTAGACGTTTTGCCCAAAATGGTGAATCCGGATACCGGCCGGCTTCATACCTCGTTTAACCAGACTGTCGCCGCTACCGGAAGACTCTCGAGCAGCGATCCCAATCTTCAAAACATCCCGGTTCGCGGAGAATGGGGAACCCGAATCCGGCAGGCTTTTATTGCCGAAAAGGGGTGGAAAGTCTTATCGGCGGATTATAATCAAATCGAACTCCGAATACTCGCCCATATGTCGAGTGACCAGAAACTGATCCAATCGTTTATAAAAGGAGAAGATGTTCATCGCAGAACCGCCGCTCAAATTTTTCAAATCCCTCCCGATCAGATTACCAAAGAGATGCGGAGAGCGGCAAAAACGATTAATTTTGGTATTATCTACGGTATGGGGGCGTTTAGTCTTGCCTCCGACCTGGGCATCACCCAGCGTGAGGCTAAAAAATATATCGAAAGTTATTTTTCTTATTACGATGGGGTGAAGGCTTTTATTGAAAGAACCGTCTCGGAGGCGAAAACCAATGGTTTTGTCACCACTCTTTTTAATCGCAGAAGGTTAATCCCCGATCTCAGCAGTCCCAACGCCGCGGTTCGTTCATTTGGAGAGCGGACGGCGATTAACACGCCCATACAGGGGAGCGCCGCGGATATCATTAAAATGGCCATGATTTCCATTGAAAAAAAGATAAAGGAAGGAAAAAGAATTCGATTGACTCTTCAAATTCACGATGAATTACTTTTTGAAGTTCCAGAGGAGCAGATGGACGAAAATAAGGCGTTCATCCAAAATGAAATGGAACAGGTCACCCGGCTTTCCGTGCCGATTACGGTGGATATTGGAGTAGGAAACAACTGGAGCGAAGCCCATTAAAAACCGTTTTCCCAAAGAACTCAATTCAAAACAAAAAAAATTCCTTCAAGAGCAGTTCCGGAATTTGTCCGACAAAGAAATGTCCAGAACCTTGCGTCTGGACAAAGCTTCGATTCGAAACGCCCTTGAGGAATTAGGGTTGAAAAGGGAGGAAACAGCCCCCCAAACAGAGGTTTCGTTAAAATTCCACTTCATCGCTGTTTTATTTATTTTCTTTTCAATTCTACTGGCCTACGGACATACTCTGAACTACGCTTTTCATTTTGATGATTTAAAGACATTTGTCGAAAACCCTAACCTTCACATCAAGGATCTCTCCTGGAACCATCTCTCGCCCATTCTTCACGCAAACCGTCCCATTGCCAATTTAACCTATGCCTTAAATTTTTATTTTGACCGCCTGGAGACAAGAGGCTATCACCTGGTGAACATTTTAATTCATTTTGTGACGGCGGTTCTAGTTTATTTTATCTTCTTAAAGACCCTTTCTTTGCCCGGCCTGGAGGAGCCTTTTTCAACATTAACCTTTTATCGGGATAAAATATCTCTATTGGGCGCTCTCCTTTGGGCGGTCCATCCGGTTCAAACTCAGGCGGTGACTTATGTGGTTCAACGGATGGCGAGTCTGGCGGCCATGTTTTACCTCCTTTCCCTTTTGGCTTATATCCAGGGAAGGTTGAGTCGGGGCAAAGGCTCCCGGTGGTGGCTGGGTTTCTCTGCTTTATCAGCCCTTTTGGCGTTTGGAACGAAGGAAAACACACTAACGCTCCCCGTTATAATCGGTTTATATGACCTTTTTCTGATCAGTCGTTTTAAAATTCATTTTTCACGCCGTCATATGATCATCCTTTTGGGTCTGTTAGCCGGGTTGATCGTTGGAGGGAGCTGGATTTATAAACTGTATGGAAGCACGGGAGGTTTTCTTTCCATGCTCTCGGCTAACTACGGGACGGACGAAATGGATTCCATGTTACGGGTGATGACCGAATGGCGGGTCATAATCCTTTACCTGACGTTGTTACTGTTTCCTTATCCGGGAAGGATGAGCCTGGACTATGATTTTCCGATGTCCCAGTCCCTTTTTAATCCGATCACGACTTTTTTGTCCCTATTGGTTATCCTGGGTTTAATCGGTTATTCCCTTCGCATTGCGAAAAAACGCCCTTTGATTGCCTTTTCCATCCTCTGGTTTTTTATTAATCTTGCGATGGAATCGACCTTCATCAAGCTGGATCTGGTTTTCGAACATCGGCTCTATCTTCCTTCGGTCATGTTTTTTTTGCTCTTTTCCGCCGGAATTTATCTTCTGGCCTTGCGGTTTCATATTCAACGACAGGAAATTGTTTTAACAACCGCAGCGATTCTGATCGGCGCTTTACTTTTTATGACCCATGAGCGGAATAAGATCTGGAAGAATTCGGTTTCCTTATGGTCAGATGTTGCCTTAAAAGCTCCCAATAAGTCCCGCGTTATCAATAATTTGGGAAAAGCTTATCTGGAGGAAGAACAGTGGAGCCGGGCAAAATCGAATTTCGCCGAAGCCATTCGGTTGAACCCTAAAAACCAGGAGGCGTTAAATAATTTAGGAAATGCCTACCAGCGGGATGGAGACTATGAAAGGGCCATAAAATATTACCAGGCCGTTCTCGAATTAAATCAAAACAATCCCCTGGGACATAATGATTTAGGAGTGGCCTATCAGGCCCTGGGTAAAAGCGCTCTCGCGTTGGAGGAATTCAGGAAGGCCGTTGAATTGGATCCGTACTATACTGACGCGCACAATAATCTTGGAAACATTTATTTATTATCGAGCCAGCTCGATCTGGCGATGGTTGAATATCAAAAAACCATTGACTTAAATCCAAAACATCCGATGGCGCACACGAATCTCGGTCTTTTATACCAAAAGCAGGGAAAGTCAAAAGAAGCCATCGCAGAACTCAGGATGGGTTTAAGCTTTAATCCGAGATCGGCAATCGCCCAGTTTAATTACGGCTATCTGTTAGATATGATGGGTCAGAAAAATGAAGCCATCGTCCATTATGAAGAGGCCATTAAATGGGCGGCGCCGCAAGATGCGGCACAGGTAGAGATGGTGAAACAGAGATTAAAAATCTTAAAAGGTTGAAAGCGTAGAATAATAGAATTTTAATTTTTACCCACATTGTTTAAAGAACTTTTAAAACGTTGTTTTCATTTTGAATGATTGACACCGGGAACACTCCCTGGTCGGTAACTCTCCAGATCGATCATAATAAATTGAAATCTGATTGTTTTCATTATTTAATAGCTTTCCATAATTTTTTTACAATCTAATTCATCCGACAAAGCTGCGTTGATTCCCATAAGAAAGTCCCTAACTTTTTGCATCTTTTTTCTGAGTGATTCAAGACCAATATGAACATGTCCCCCAAAGAACTTTTTTCCATTTTTATCGGTGTCATAACGGAACACCTGGGCTTTGGGATCAATTACATCAAATTCTTTTATTACTTGCTTAACAATGGTTGGTATAGGATCTTTCCATTGTTTAGCGCATTTTTTTGAAATGTAACTAAAAAGATCCTGTAATGTATGAGTTGGATTCTTTTTTTGAAAAGAAGTTCCTTCTAAAGCCTCGAATTGAGAAACAATCTCCTTGAGAATAATTTCAATAAAATGTCGATATAGGAAGCATATTGGATAAACGAGGAAATCCATTTCATGCCTCTCCAGAGCTTCATCAACAAGATGATTTGCTCCTCTGTAATACCCCTCTGCAATTGCAAAAGTTTCATTGCCAAAGCCGAACCAGCCAATAACGGCATTCTCTCTCCCATCTAATTTTTCCGGCACAAAAACCTTTTTACGCATTTTACAAATCTCCTTATCAAAATCGCTTTCAAAAATGGATTAAGCAGTGGATATCATCTGTTTTGAATAGGATTCCCTGTTGCTAAAAACTATACCAAATGAATAGAGGGCTGTCCAATTATTGGCCTTGGGGTACCATATTTACTAATGAACTTTTAGAGAGTCCGTTTCATGTAGTCACAACGAGCTTTTGCTATTAATTTCTTTTGCCGTTACTTGATGACCTCGTAAAAAGTCTGAAACAACCTATTTTATCATTCTGAGCGAACCGAAAAACCTAATGTAATCATTTATGTATAAGCCCTTCATTTCATTCAGTGATATTGTGAGACTTTTTACGGTGTTATTACCTAATTTGACTTTAGACATAAATAAGTTACTCTTTTTAAGAGAACAGTGGAAGATGACATTCTAATTAAAACAAAAATGGCATTACTATAAATAACTTGCCAAAACACTTGAATAAATTCGGGAGGTTTAATTTATATGGCTTCACCATTAAATTTTCACGATGGTTTTTAAAAATGTCTTTATGATCTGTTTGTAAATTTTGAAAAGGAAGACTTAATTTTATTAAAAGGAGGTACTAAATATAAAATTGCCAATAAACAAGTTGATGTATATTTTAGCTATGAAGATTTGCATGTTGTATTTGAATGCAAAGCTGGTGATAATCCCGACGTGCGAAGTGGAGTAGACCATTTATATGGCATCATTAATAATTCCAAAAGAGATGGACAAGAGTGGAAAGGTGTTGTAGTAGTTGATCAGCAATTTAACGATATTGGCAAAGAACATTTCACGTTTGCCGGGAATCGTGGAATATCCATCTGGTCAATTGAAACGTTAAAACGGTATCAAAACCTCATAGAAGCTTTAAATCCTGACCTGGCGTTGCTTTCTTTGCTTAAAGCGGAATTCGGTTATGTACAGTCTACGCTTGAAATTATCTCTGTGCCAGCCATTAAAACCACCCGTTTCGGCAAGGATATTTATTCTTTTACAATACCTGCAAACATTTTAATGAAATTAGTTTACGTTTCAAGGGCAACCGAGTCTATCTCTAGTGAAGAAAATGAAGATGGATATCAAAGAATAGTAAACCCCAGAAGATTAAGTGAAATTGCAAAAATAATTGAGGAGAAGGAGATTGAAGCCAATTTTCCAAATAACCTTATTGTAGCTTTTGGTGATAATGTTGAGTTTGAACCTATCAAGGGAGATTTGGGATTTTTGAAGATACCCAAAAGATATGGCGTTGCATGGCTTATTGATGGTCAACATAGGTTGTTTTCGTTCTGTAAAATTAAGGATCCGCAATTAAAAGAAAATTTTTCATTTTTAGTTTCTGGATTCGTAGGACTAAAGGCAAGTGAACAAGCCAAGATTTTTCGGACTATCAATAATGAACAAAAAAGAATAGATCCGAATTTAATAGATTTTATATTAAGTAAAGAACTGGAAGGAGGATATTTATCGATAGCCGCCAAGACAATTCTGGAATTCCGCCATAATAATATTTTTGATACTGATATTAAATGTGGTTTTAATAAAGGATGGCTCAATTTACATACTTTAGTGAGGGCATTGACTGAATATGGGTTAATTACATCACGTGGTGGTTTAATCCAAAAAGACTCAAGTGATGATAAAACACCATTGAAAATTTTAAAGAATTATTTTGGAGCGATAAAAGAATCATGTCGTAGCAACTGGAAAAAGGGCAAAAGTAAAAGTGGATTTGTTCAAACAAACAACGGCCTTGCCATATTAATTTGGGCGCTAAGTAAAATATTAAAATATGAGGATACCGGTGATAAGGAACGTAATTTAAATAAGGCTGACAAAAAACTATTTCGAAAATATCTGGATAAACTGAATTATTTTAGATTTGAGGATGAATGGCGAAAGGCCAATAGCGAAGCCTCACGAAAGGATATTGTAGAGGTGCTTCTTAATAAAATGAATCGGAATGTTCATTGACATATTTAAGTAGTGCCTTCATACATGAACGGAGATTTCCGTTTAACTTAAACAGTTAAATTCTAATAACGTTGAGCCACCTTTTTACAAGGAAATAATTTGAATTCTCTCAAAAAATGGGTCGGCGCGTTAATTAATAATGTAATTGCAAACCTAATCGCAGCTTTGATAATTTCAGCAATCGGGACAAAATTGCTTATGCCTTTTTTGGAACAAATATGGACAAAATTATACTCCGTGGTGATTTTTATTTCTGTTTTAGGAATCTATTATTTTGTTAGATTTCAATATCGCTTTTGGCAATTCTTTCTGAAAATGAAAGATCAGATTGAGTTTGTTCCCAGATCCGATGGAATAAAAATTTATGAAGACAATGGGATTTGTAGGGTCTC harbors:
- a CDS encoding DGQHR domain-containing protein, giving the protein MHVVFECKAGDNPDVRSGVDHLYGIINNSKRDGQEWKGVVVVDQQFNDIGKEHFTFAGNRGISIWSIETLKRYQNLIEALNPDLALLSLLKAEFGYVQSTLEIISVPAIKTTRFGKDIYSFTIPANILMKLVYVSRATESISSEENEDGYQRIVNPRRLSEIAKIIEEKEIEANFPNNLIVAFGDNVEFEPIKGDLGFLKIPKRYGVAWLIDGQHRLFSFCKIKDPQLKENFSFLVSGFVGLKASEQAKIFRTINNEQKRIDPNLIDFILSKELEGGYLSIAAKTILEFRHNNIFDTDIKCGFNKGWLNLHTLVRALTEYGLITSRGGLIQKDSSDDKTPLKILKNYFGAIKESCRSNWKKGKSKSGFVQTNNGLAILIWALSKILKYEDTGDKERNLNKADKKLFRKYLDKLNYFRFEDEWRKANSEASRKDIVEVLLNKMNRNVH
- a CDS encoding tetratricopeptide repeat protein yields the protein MSDKEMSRTLRLDKASIRNALEELGLKREETAPQTEVSLKFHFIAVLFIFFSILLAYGHTLNYAFHFDDLKTFVENPNLHIKDLSWNHLSPILHANRPIANLTYALNFYFDRLETRGYHLVNILIHFVTAVLVYFIFLKTLSLPGLEEPFSTLTFYRDKISLLGALLWAVHPVQTQAVTYVVQRMASLAAMFYLLSLLAYIQGRLSRGKGSRWWLGFSALSALLAFGTKENTLTLPVIIGLYDLFLISRFKIHFSRRHMIILLGLLAGLIVGGSWIYKLYGSTGGFLSMLSANYGTDEMDSMLRVMTEWRVIILYLTLLLFPYPGRMSLDYDFPMSQSLFNPITTFLSLLVILGLIGYSLRIAKKRPLIAFSILWFFINLAMESTFIKLDLVFEHRLYLPSVMFFLLFSAGIYLLALRFHIQRQEIVLTTAAILIGALLFMTHERNKIWKNSVSLWSDVALKAPNKSRVINNLGKAYLEEEQWSRAKSNFAEAIRLNPKNQEALNNLGNAYQRDGDYERAIKYYQAVLELNQNNPLGHNDLGVAYQALGKSALALEEFRKAVELDPYYTDAHNNLGNIYLLSSQLDLAMVEYQKTIDLNPKHPMAHTNLGLLYQKQGKSKEAIAELRMGLSFNPRSAIAQFNYGYLLDMMGQKNEAIVHYEEAIKWAAPQDAAQVEMVKQRLKILKG
- the polA gene encoding DNA polymerase I, with the translated sequence MSKRPILYLIDGSSYIYRAFYGIRALKTSKGFPTNAVYGFITMLLKILKEKQPDYLAIAFDPKGPTQRNHQYHEYKSHRPPMPEELVPQIPFIHRAVEGFQIPVLLESGYEADDLIGTFARLATEKNLEVVIVTGDKDMLQLVSPQVWIYDPMKDKTIRTEEVLSRFGVGPDRVVEIMGLMGDSSDNIPGVPGIGEKTAARLIKEYGSVDHLLDSLDQIKSSKLRENLVEHAEIARLSRDLATIDLQAPHSISVEELKVKEADAEKLKSLFMELEFYSLLKIFQEEKPKTSEFKIVDSQNELNSFMAMVKKAGELILEPFYFGASPKESEFIGLGLGIENAQTGIRLFVAESVPYFSNLKPLLEDPEIKKTGHDLKTAILLLKQKQIDLKGVYFDTMIASYLIHPNNHKHTLEEIALEHLQIQKTLKKDLFAADFQGSLFNSVSLNKAAAFSCEAVSLIGGVKGPLSSLLEKYQLNHLFYEMEIPLLCVLAEMEKTGIKIDVNLLENLSKELDQQINALIEKIYSLAGGQFNINSPKQLAEILFERLKLTPLRKTKTGYSTDEGVLTQLAVQHELPAEIVNYRQLTKLKSTYVDVLPKMVNPDTGRLHTSFNQTVAATGRLSSSDPNLQNIPVRGEWGTRIRQAFIAEKGWKVLSADYNQIELRILAHMSSDQKLIQSFIKGEDVHRRTAAQIFQIPPDQITKEMRRAAKTINFGIIYGMGAFSLASDLGITQREAKKYIESYFSYYDGVKAFIERTVSEAKTNGFVTTLFNRRRLIPDLSSPNAAVRSFGERTAINTPIQGSAADIIKMAMISIEKKIKEGKRIRLTLQIHDELLFEVPEEQMDENKAFIQNEMEQVTRLSVPITVDIGVGNNWSEAH